The Gemmatimonadota bacterium genome has a segment encoding these proteins:
- a CDS encoding MBL fold metallo-hydrolase has protein sequence MGKSSLVRIREGVALGDLHFEGQVESVATYLVETRDGLAVVDPGPTSCADGFHEALRRFGAELGDVRHVLLTHIHLDHAGYTGALARAVPRATVYVHEVGAPHLVDPTRLLTSARRIYGTYMDRLWGEFLPVPADRLHVLAGDERLALGERRWRVAATPGHAIHHLAFLDEREGLAWTGDVAGEATQHGTPALPAAPPPDIDLEAWRTSLDLLEGWRAEQLLLTHFGSVADPAAHLSELWGRVVDWAEKVRVSLDEPGTDEERAAQFANAEWAFLTRDLPSAQAAWVHRATIESSWPGLARYWRKRTAASA, from the coding sequence ATGGGGAAATCCTCGCTGGTTCGGATTCGCGAAGGCGTCGCCCTCGGCGACCTTCACTTCGAGGGACAGGTGGAGTCCGTCGCCACCTACCTCGTCGAGACCCGCGACGGCCTTGCCGTCGTCGACCCGGGACCTACCTCGTGTGCGGACGGCTTTCACGAAGCGCTCCGACGCTTTGGGGCTGAGCTCGGCGACGTCCGGCACGTCCTGTTGACGCACATTCACCTGGACCATGCCGGCTACACGGGGGCGCTGGCGAGGGCCGTGCCGCGCGCGACCGTGTACGTGCACGAGGTCGGTGCTCCGCACCTGGTGGACCCCACGCGCTTGCTCACGAGTGCGCGACGCATCTACGGCACGTATATGGACAGGCTCTGGGGAGAGTTCCTCCCGGTGCCGGCCGACCGCCTGCACGTCCTCGCCGGAGACGAGCGCCTCGCGCTGGGCGAAAGACGCTGGCGCGTGGCGGCGACGCCGGGGCATGCCATCCATCACCTCGCCTTCCTCGACGAACGGGAGGGGCTCGCCTGGACCGGGGACGTCGCCGGTGAAGCGACCCAGCATGGCACCCCGGCGCTGCCCGCGGCACCGCCGCCCGACATCGACCTCGAGGCCTGGCGTACCTCGCTCGACCTCCTGGAGGGGTGGCGCGCCGAGCAACTGCTGCTGACGCACTTTGGATCGGTGGCCGACCCGGCCGCTCACCTCAGTGAACTCTGGGGCCGGGTCGTCGATTGGGCCGAAAAGGTGCGGGTGTCACTCGATGAGCCTGGTACGGACGAGGAGCGCGCCGCACAGTTTGCGAATGCGGAGTGGGCGTTCCTGACGCGCGACCTCCCATCGGCGCAGGCTGCCTGGGTCCATCGCGCCACCATCGAGAGTTCGTGGCCTGGTCTCGCGCGGTACTGGCGCAAGCGGACGGCGGCGAGTGCCTGA
- a CDS encoding class I SAM-dependent rRNA methyltransferase — protein MDAARVSARGALRWHGGHPWIFRSDLVARPDGPAGVVAVHDVRNQALGWALWSPTSEISLRLLDRDPTAQIDATWWHERIHRALERRRPLEAVANAYRLIHGEGDGLPSLVCDRYDRWLVVQLLSAGLEQWRDTIIEGLQSLAAPQGILARNDAAVREREGLQRNTELLRGDVPKEIEVHEEDVRYLAAPWTGQKTGAFLDQRDNRLRVARVSRGRALDCFSYHGSFALHLARRADHVTAVDTSREALERARANAALNRGSPIEFVEADAFEYLRTAERGGTRFDTIVVDPPAFAKNRSAIGNALRGYHEVNLRAMRLLAPGGLLFTASCSYHLTKPRFLEMLEGAAADSGRRIALRELSGQPLDHPEILSIPETGYLKGALVEAMD, from the coding sequence ATGGATGCTGCGCGAGTAAGTGCACGAGGGGCCCTGCGGTGGCACGGGGGACACCCCTGGATTTTTCGTTCCGACCTGGTCGCCCGACCGGACGGGCCCGCCGGCGTCGTCGCCGTTCATGATGTCAGGAACCAGGCATTGGGGTGGGCGCTATGGAGTCCGACATCAGAAATTTCGTTGCGGTTGCTGGATCGCGACCCGACAGCCCAAATCGATGCCACGTGGTGGCACGAACGGATTCACCGTGCCCTCGAGCGCCGTCGGCCACTTGAGGCCGTGGCGAACGCATATCGGTTGATTCATGGCGAGGGGGATGGCCTCCCGTCGTTGGTCTGCGACCGGTACGACCGCTGGCTCGTCGTGCAGCTCTTGTCGGCCGGTCTTGAGCAGTGGCGCGACACCATCATCGAGGGCTTGCAGTCCCTGGCAGCCCCGCAGGGCATTCTGGCCCGCAATGACGCGGCCGTGCGTGAGCGTGAAGGCCTGCAGCGAAACACCGAGCTCCTGCGAGGCGACGTACCCAAGGAAATCGAGGTGCACGAAGAAGACGTCCGGTACCTGGCCGCCCCATGGACGGGACAAAAGACCGGGGCGTTCCTGGACCAGCGAGACAACCGATTGCGTGTCGCCCGGGTGTCCCGCGGTCGTGCCCTCGATTGCTTCAGCTACCACGGCTCCTTCGCGTTGCACCTCGCCCGGCGGGCCGACCACGTAACGGCCGTGGACACCTCCCGGGAGGCCCTGGAGCGTGCGCGCGCCAATGCCGCGCTCAACAGGGGAAGCCCCATAGAGTTTGTCGAGGCCGATGCCTTCGAGTACCTCAGGACGGCCGAGCGCGGCGGGACGCGGTTCGACACCATTGTCGTGGACCCCCCAGCCTTCGCCAAGAACCGCAGCGCCATCGGGAACGCCTTGCGTGGATACCACGAGGTGAACCTGCGCGCCATGCGACTCCTGGCCCCGGGCGGGCTCCTGTTCACGGCCAGCTGCAGCTATCACCTCACCAAACCGCGCTTCCTCGAGATGCTGGAGGGCGCTGCCGCGGACAGTGGACGACGTATTGCCCTCCGAGAGCTCTCCGGCCAACCGCTCGACCACCCGGAGATCCTCTCGATCCCGGAAACCGGCTACCTCAAGGGGGCGTTGGTCGAGGCCATGGATTGA
- the mutM gene encoding bifunctional DNA-formamidopyrimidine glycosylase/DNA-(apurinic or apyrimidinic site) lyase, which yields MPELPEVEAASRVARRAVRGQTIAKVEVLHPAQRRSLPRRAALALTGDRVTSVARRAKYQVLQLASGRSLVVHFRMAGDWAVLTCGDAVPRYSRVVLRFASGGALVLVDPRALCTVQLIEAGDPQLPDLGPDADRATFTAAYLAAALRDRSTAIKPLLLQQSLVAGVGNIYASEALWHARIDPRRPARELSSEEMKRVVAGVKHVLRRALSDPERYYQDGDDSQRFSTYDRAGQPCRRCRGAIQRVVQAGRSTYWCPSCQR from the coding sequence GTGCCTGAGCTGCCGGAAGTCGAGGCGGCCTCGCGGGTCGCACGCCGCGCGGTCCGCGGACAAACGATCGCGAAGGTGGAGGTGCTGCACCCTGCGCAGCGACGGTCGTTGCCGAGGCGTGCGGCGCTCGCGCTCACGGGTGATCGCGTGACCAGCGTCGCCCGGCGGGCGAAGTACCAGGTGCTGCAACTGGCGAGTGGGCGGAGCCTCGTGGTGCACTTCCGTATGGCCGGGGACTGGGCCGTGCTGACGTGTGGGGACGCCGTGCCTCGATATAGTCGGGTGGTCCTGCGCTTCGCCTCTGGCGGTGCACTGGTCCTGGTTGATCCGCGCGCCCTGTGCACGGTCCAGCTCATTGAGGCCGGCGACCCTCAACTCCCTGACCTGGGTCCGGACGCGGATCGAGCAACCTTCACGGCGGCCTACCTCGCGGCGGCCCTTCGCGACCGGTCGACCGCCATCAAGCCGCTGCTGCTGCAGCAGTCGCTTGTGGCGGGCGTGGGGAACATCTACGCCAGCGAGGCGCTCTGGCACGCCCGCATCGATCCGAGGCGACCGGCGCGCGAGCTATCATCGGAGGAAATGAAGCGAGTGGTCGCGGGGGTCAAGCATGTCTTGCGGAGGGCCCTGTCAGATCCTGAGCGCTACTATCAGGACGGCGATGACTCGCAGCGCTTCTCCACCTACGATCGGGCGGGGCAGCCGTGTCGACGCTGCCGGGGGGCGATCCAGCGGGTCGTCCAGGCGGGGCGCAGCACCTACTGGTGCCCGAGCTGTCAGCGTTAG